One Micromonospora craniellae genomic region harbors:
- the smpB gene encoding SsrA-binding protein SmpB has protein sequence MPREKGRKVVASNKKARHDYAILDTYEAGMALTGTEVKSLRAGRASLVDAFAQERDGELYLHGMHIPEYTQGTWTNHEPRRTRKLLLKRLEIDRLIGKTRESGLTMVPLQVYFSDGWAKVEIGLAKGKKAYDKRQDLAKRDADREIMRAVGRRGKGMDG, from the coding sequence ATGCCACGGGAAAAGGGACGCAAGGTCGTCGCCTCCAACAAGAAGGCCCGACACGACTACGCCATCCTCGACACGTACGAGGCGGGCATGGCGTTGACCGGCACCGAGGTGAAGTCGCTGCGGGCCGGGCGGGCGTCGCTGGTCGACGCGTTCGCCCAGGAGCGTGACGGCGAGCTGTATCTGCACGGGATGCACATCCCCGAGTACACCCAGGGCACCTGGACCAACCACGAGCCCCGGCGGACCCGCAAGCTGCTGCTCAAGCGGCTGGAGATCGACCGGCTGATCGGCAAGACCCGGGAGAGCGGTCTGACCATGGTGCCGTTGCAGGTCTACTTCTCGGACGGCTGGGCCAAGGTGGAGATCGGCCTCGCCAAGGGCAAGAAGGCGTACGACAAGCGCCAGGACCTCGCGAAGCGGGACGCGGATCGGGAGATCATGCGGGCCGTCGGTCGGCGAGGCAAAGGGATGGATGGCTGA